The Ammoniphilus oxalaticus genome includes the window TATGTTTTCTCTCCTTTCCGATCTTTGTATAGAAAAAGAACAAATTGATCAAACCGATAGCGAACGCCGCAACGATCAGACCATTGATCTCTGCTAATGTCCACTGTTTCCAACCAAGTCCTTGTCGCACTGTCGAGGCCGGTACAATGCTTAACCGCTCGCCATTGAAACCGTTGACTAATCCTAACAGCAACAAACTGATAGGAATAAAATAAATAACAAACTTTTTATTTTCCCAAAAAAATCGCCGAGCAAAAACATAGTTATGATTGATCACGTACAAGACAACCGCAATCAAAATAAAACCAGGAATCAGCCCCCCTAAATTTGCCCGCATATCGAGCCATGTAAAACGAAGGAGGCTGTTCGCCAAACTGAGTCCTAGAAAGAACAATATAAAGACGGTATGAATAAGTCCAGCGAAAAATGAGAGCCATTCCTTCCTCCCTAGGGTTGCCACCTTCGATTCCACCTTCCCTAAATAAATGAGGAGGCCGCTCGCCAGATCTCAACGAGTCAGCCCCAATTGAATAGGAATATAAAGATGCTATTTCAACGCAAACGTTACAATCACTGGTGTTCCGTCTTCTGGTAATACATCCTTGTTCCCAACGAAATCAGCTTGTTTACTGTCAAAAGCGTTAACAGGCTCTGAACTATTACTTGTCACTCCAACCGAACAACTGTCAAAGCAAGCTAAACAACCTGTAAAATAACTATTTGCGTTATCGCGGTTTCCGCCAAATTTGTAATTAATCGGATTCCCTGTAGAAACATTGACAACCTCGGAGATATCGTAATCTTTTTCCGCGCCATCCCAAGAAACCGATACAACTAAATCGTCTCCTTCGATGAATTCATCTTTTGACTTTCCAGCTAGATTGTTGCCAGGTTCCGCTTCGATTTCAACTAAAGCGTCATGGAAGTTGGTCTGATTAGCAAAAGACGTGAACAAGGCCTCGTCTCCATACTTCCCTTCATGGAAGTTTAGCCCATGGCGAGTCGGTTCTACTGTATATTTCCCGTTCACCGTCGCGTAAACTTTTACCGTCCTCGCTTCCTTGTCGATCACCAACGGATGATCTTTCGATACTTCCACTCCTTCTTCAGGCAATGTTTGCGCGCCTTTCACAGACAGCTCTTGCCCATCGCTCGATGATTGCTGACCTCCTCCACAGGCCGTTAAGCCGATGGTCAACAGTCCAACAAGGACAACTCCTAATACTTTTTTCATATGTAGATCCCCCTCACAAAAATAATCCAAGTCTAATTATACATAAGATTGGATTATTATCTAGATACAATTTGGTTATAAAGTAATAAAAGCCACTCAGATGAGCGGCTCTATGTTCGTAATGAACCTGCCCTTGGACAGGAGACATTCCTTATCCATTATATAATAGACGATTATAGATTACATCCCTATTATATTCAAAATAAGTTTTATTTGTAAGCCATCTGATTGCGCGTTAAGATACGACATCCGAAAATCCTCTATTTTAAAGCAATTAACTTGATCCTCTTGCACTCTCTTTCGAAATCCTAGCGCCATTCCATCATCACATCATGATCCATATCACGCCTCTATCATAAGTAATTATTATATTAAAATTAAGAATAAGTTATATACAGTTGTTAAACTTTGTGATATATTTTGATTTGTGAGATAGGGAGAAGAGTAATTTTACTACATGTGGCGCAGCTAATCTTCTCAAAAATATAAGTTTTTAGAGGTGAAGAGGATGACGACAACCAATCATGTAACCCTTCCTGCCAACAGCGAAGTAAACACGATTTGTAGCTTTTGCGGCACAGGGTGCGGTTTGACAGTTCAGGTGGAAGACGGTCGAATTAGTAGAGTTAGAGGACACAAGGAAAATCCAACAAGCCATGGAGAGACTTGCATTAAAGGGGCGATGGGGTGGGGCTATGTGTATAGCAACAAACGAATTAAGGAGCCATTAATCCGTAAAAACGGAAAATTAACGCCCGCTTCTTGGGACGAAGCATTGGACTTGATCGCGAAGCAATTTACTACGATCAGAGACACCCATGGACCAAACGCGTTGGGCTGTTTTAGCTCCTCTCGTTCCACGAATGAATTAAACTTTATTGCTGGAAAGTTTATGCGTACGGTAATTGGCACGAACAACATTGATAGTTGCAATCGCACGTGTCACGCCCCGAGTGTGACAGGTTTGGTAGAAGTATTCGGCACAGGGGCTTCGACGACATCCTATGATGAATTAGAAGAAACAGATGTGATTATCGCCTGGGGAAGTAACACACAAGAATGTCATCCCATCGTGTTCAATCATATGCGCAGAGGGATTCGTAACGGGGCAAAAATGGTCGTCGTGGATCCGCGTGAAATCGCCCAAACAAGACTCGCGCATAAGTGGTTGCCTATTAAGGTCGGTTACGATGTCACGCTCGCCAATGCCATGGGACACGTAATTATAGAAGAAGGTTTAGAAAACCGAGCATTTCTCGAACGGGCCACGCTAGATTTTGAATCATACAAACAACACACGCAAAAATATACACCGGAGTACGCCGAAGAGATTACAGGTGTTCCCGCGGATGATATCCGTGAAGTCGCCCGCCTTTACGCGCAAGCGGATAAAGCGATTATTTGCTGGACTTTAGGGATTACCGAACATGCGAATGGGACGGAAAACGTATTTTCCCTGATTAACCTCGCGCTATTAACGGGTCATATCGGAAAACGGGGTTCAGGGGTCAACCCACTTCGCGGTCAGAATAACGTACAAGGCGGCGGTGATATGGGCGCGCTTCCGAACCGCTCTGTTGGAGGATGGTTATATAACGACGCGACAGGACGCCAGTTGCACGAAGAGGTATGGGGCGCTCCAATTCCTGAGCAGTTAGGCTTAAACTTGACAGAAATGCAGGAAGCAATTGACAACGAAGATATTAAAGCATTGTACGTGATCGGCGAAAACCCAGTCCAGGCAGATGCCGACGCGAACCATGTGGAACAATTGCTCAAAAAACTAGACTTTATGGTTGTCCAAGATATTTTAATGACAAAAACAGCAGAGTTAGCTGACGTAGTGCTTCCTGCTGCCGGTTGGGCAGAAAATGACGGTACCTTTACAAACTCGGAACGACGGATTCAACGAGTGCGTCCCGCGATTCAACCGCCAGGCTTAGCGAAGCAAGATCATTTTATTGTACAAGATATTGCGAACCGCATGGGCGCCAATTGGAACTACCAATCAGCCGAAGATATTTGGGAGGAAATTCGCAGATTAGCACCTGATTTCGCTGGCGTCACATATGATCGCTTGGACGATGGCGGGTTGCAGTGGCCTTGTCCAGAAGAATCGCATCCTGGCACACCGTTTATTCACGGGCGACTGTGGAAGGAACATGTCGAGCAAAAAGCGTCGTTTAAACCCGTGGACAATCGTGACCCTGTAGAATTGCCGGACGATGAGTATCCGTTGCAGTTAACAACAGGGCGTCGCCTTGAATTTTACAATACAGGTGTACAAACATCCGATTATAAAAAGGTGAGAGATCCCGAGGAATCTTTGGAAATCCACCCGGAAGACGCGGCGGCTTATCAGCTGGAGGATGGGGCTCCAGTTAAAGTTCGATCCCGTCGCGGTGAAGTGGAAACGAAAGTGAAGATCAGCAAGCGTCAACCACGCGGCCTTGTGTTCATGACCTTCCACTTCCCAGAGCAAACAGATACAAACCGATTGACGATCAACGCAACTTGTCCTTTAGCTGGCACAGCTGAATATAAAGCCTGCGCCGTTCAAGTTGAGCGGATCGGATAAACGCAGATCCCCCTTTTTAAAAATAGATAAGGTGAAGAAAACCAATTGTTTTCTTCACCTCTTTTTTTGGAAACTGAATGCGCAAAAGGCCGCAAAACGCATTGCGACCTTTCACCATTTCTCCCGCCAGCAGCGCCGCTGCTTTATATCCTATTTGCGATTCATATAAATTATACCTAATTTTGGAGATTCCCTTTGTTACGGTCTGATCGTGAGGGTAAATGCGATGTCGGGTCAATGCAAAGGACAAATATACTCTTACAGCATGAGATCGACGGATCAACTTTGTGTAGGGGTCACCGAGACCGTTACAGTGACAAAAACAGCGAAAAGCTGGACAACCCGAATTGTAAAGGCCTCAACTCCCGCTACAGACTGCGTTCATCGCACCAGTCCTTTATAAGGGCCTTATCTCCCGTTACACCAATCAAACTTTGGCGAAAACCGAAAAAGGACCGTTGCGAGGAATAACCTCGAACAGTCCTTCTCAACTTTTAATTTAACTATATTGCGGGCGAACCGTTTTCCGTCCATGGATAAACTTCTCCGCTTCTAAAGCAGCGACACAGCCATCAGCCGCTGCAAGCACGGCTTGTTTGACTTGTGTTTTACGGGCGTCGCCGCCTGCGTAAACACCAGGCACACTCGTTTCCAACGTTTCGTTAACAGATACGTATCCTTCTGTATCTCGCTTGACCTGTTCCCCTAAAAAGTCGGTGCCTGGTTTCATCCCGCTTAAGTATAGGAACACACCGTCTACATCCCACTTTTCTTCCGTTCGTTCGGCGGTCGTAACTTTGACTCCGCTAACATGGTCATCCCCAATGATTTCTTTAATGCGATATCGAGGGTAGACTTTGATGTTTGACAGCTGTTCTACTTCTTCCAACGATGCGCCGCCTCTTAATTTTCCGCTAGGCACTAACAAATGCACCTGTTTGGAGAATTTAGCCAACGCGCCTGCTTCTTGGACAGCCTCTTCATCATCGCCGATTACCACGACTTCCCGTCCCTCATAAAAAGCGGCATCACAGGTAGAGCAATAACTAACGCCCCGACCTGTATACTCTTCTTCGCCAGGCAACTTTCTCCCAGCGGCCCGAGCGCCAACTGCAATGAAGACCGCTTTTGCTTTAACCACACCTTCAGGAAGCTTAATTTCCTTTTGCTCATCGGTAAAGTTCACCGATAACACCTGACTCTGAACGAGCGTTGTTCCAAACGACTTGGCTTGCTTTTGCATTCGCTCCACAAGCTCTAACCCGGTCAGTTCGCCTAACACTCCCGGATAGTTCGCGATTTTATGCGTAATCGCAAGTGTGCCTGTTTGAGGGGAGCGATCAATGAGAAGCGTGTTTAATCTCGCCCGTGAGGCGTACAGAGCGGCTGTTGAACCCGCGGGTCCCGCCCCAATAATCACAAAATCATATTCTTTGCCTAACAGATCCGAATCAATCGTCTCAAACAATGAGTCGGCGGTTGACGACGATTCAGACGAACTTTCTTGTTGTTGCTGTGGATCGCTTTTTTTCGCCGCCTCAATTTGATCATCGCTAAGTCCAAGGCGATCTTGTAATCGTTTCGGCTGAAACCCGAGCACCGGTCTGCCGTCGATGAATGTCGCAGGCGTCCCAAAAATGCGTCGCTCTTGCAACTCTTTGAAATAAGCCGCATTCTCTGATACGTTGCGTTCTTCGTAGGAAATACCCCACTGTTCCAGCTGTTCCTTTACTTCTAAACATTTGGGGCAACCCGTGCTCGAGTAAACGATAACTTCCATTGTTCCCCCTCCTTCACTTTTTGCTGCTTATAGCATCTCTTCGCCAGGTCTCCAATTGGCAGGGCATAATCCACCCGCTTGAATGGCTTGCAAAACGCGTAGCGTTTCGTCCACACTGCGACCTACGCTATCTGGCGTGATCACTTGGTATTGAATGATCCCTTCTGGGTCGATGATGAACAGACCGCGTTGCGCAATCCCTTCGTCGTTCAACACACCATAAGCCTCAGCCACTTCCTTTTTGTAATCCGCAGCCAACGGGAAATTGAGTCCACCCAATCCTTTGTCCTCTTCAGATGTGGCGATCCAAGCGCGGTGCGAGAATTTGGAGTCGGTCGATACACCCAAAATCTCCGTATCCAAATCTTTAAATTCTTCAACAGCGTCACTTAACGCTTTAATTTCTGTCGGGCATACAAACGTGAAATCAAGTGGATAAAAGAAGAAAATCAAATATTTACCTTTATAGTCGGATAAGGAAGCTTGTCCAAAATCTTCCCCGTTCCCTAACGCTGTTTCCATCTCAAAATGTGGAGCTTGTCTTCCTACTAAACTCATTTTTATTAACCCCTTTCATCTTTTTGTCTTGAAAAAGCCCAGGGCTAACGCAGGAATTCCATCCAAAAATTCCTGCGCCTGGGTATTAGTGTTGACATGGAGTATGTTACCACTATAATTTATATTTATCAAGATCATAAGTTTTTAATTATATAGATTACACTTATCCTCTTGATAAAATCCCTTTTCACCATCATAATAGGGTTATTAACTTACCTTGAGAGGTAGAGGAGGCTATTACATGGCAAATGTTACATTTGGTGGAAGAGAAGTTACGCTTGTAGGCAATGAGGTCAAAGTAGGCGACAAAGCGCCTGATTTTACAGTAAGACAAAATAACTTGCGCCGATTGACGCTTGAAGACTCAAAAGGAACGGTTCGATTAATCAGTGTGGTTCCATCGATCGACACAGAGGTATGCGATCAACAAACACGTCGATTCAATGAAGAGGCAGCGAAATTAGAAGGCGTGACTGTTCTAACTGTTAGCGTCGACTTGCCGTTTGCTCAACAACGTTGGTGCGGAGCTGCAGGCATTGAAAACCTGCAAACGGTTTCTGACTACCGCGACCGAAATTTTGGCGAAGCATATGGCGTGCTTATCCAAGACTTCCAACTTTTGACGCGCGCGATTTTTGTAATTGACAAAAACGATACAGTTACATATGTCGAGTATGTTCCAGAAGCAACGGATCACCCGAACTATGAAGCGGCGATCGAAGCAGCAAAAAAAGCATTAGCATAACGAGCAAAAGACGGCGGGCCATTCTAAATGGGTTCGCCTTTTTTTATGGAACCTGTCCCCCCTACTGCCTCCTTCTAACGTGGAACTTAAAAAGAATTCCGATCCAAAAGGATTACTGAAAGATTCCCTCGTTAAAAGCCCCCTGTCTGTATTGCGTGAACCGCCTAGGCATAGGCAGAATAGGATAATAGCGCAACGATAATGAGGGGGTTATATTATGCTTTTTGCCTATGGACCATACCAAGATTTACGCACATTGGATGAGATGCGCTTTTGGAAGCAACAGGAAGAAGAACATATCGATGTGATTAAGGAATTAGTCAAGGACTTGGAGCCACAGTTTGTGGAAGCATTGGATGCTTGGAAGGAAAGCTTTACATTGGTTCTGAATCGGATCACACGCGACATAGAAACATACATTAGGATGAACGGAAAATCGACACCAGCCATGCATCAGCATGTGATGGAAATGGCCCGCTTTTCCTTGGAGCAAAGTGAACGCTTTTTACAGTTTTTACATCAAATGAGAACGACCAGTAAAGCGATTAAAGGAAAGCCGACGCTGCTCACCGTAATCGATCATATCGCCCGTGAATCGGAATACTTTATCGGTGTACTGCAAGTGTTGAAACAGTAAAGTCGACGCGAGGTTGGCGAGGATCCGTTTGGGAAATGAGCGACTTTCCAACGATATGGGCGACCTCTCCGCCCAATGTGTCGTCGCCCCTCCCAAACGCTCACCTCACGCCAACCAAAAAAGATCCTTGCATTGAAGCGCAAGGATCTTTTTCTATACTAACTAATCCTACTAAGTCAAATTGAACTAGTTCAATTGTTGGCGTAAATAGGCGTTGATGAACGGGTCCAGTTCACCGTCAACGACGGCTTGGATGTTGCCTGTTTCTTGGCCAGTGCGGTGGTCTTTGACCATACTGTAGGGATGGAAAACGTAGGAGCGAATTTGGCTGCCCCAGCCGATTTCTTTTTGTTCGCCGCGGATTTCGACGAGCGCTTTTTCTTGCTCTTCGATTCTCTTTTCGTAGATGCGGCCTTTCAATATTTTCATCGCTTTTTCACGGTTTTTAATCTGCGATCGTTCGGATTGACACGTCACAATAATGCCTGTCGGCGCGTGTGTAATCCGCACAGCAGAGTCCGTCGTATTCACGTGCTGTCCGCCGGCCCCGCTGGAACGATACGTATCGATTTTTAAGTCCTCCGAGCGAATCTCAATATCGACATCATCACCCAGCTCAGGCACGACCGAACAAGACACAAACGATGTATGCCGTCGCCCAGATGAATCAAACGGAGAGATTCGAACGAGGCGATGAACCCCTTTTTCCGCTTTTAAATAACCATAGGCGTTAAAACCTTTGATCAGCAAAGTAACACTTTTTACTCCTGCCTCATCGCCTGGCAAATAGTCCAGCGACTCCACCTTGTAACCGCGATCCTCGGCCCAACGCGTATACATTCGCAGTAAAATTTGGGCCCAATCCTGAGACTCTGTGCCGCCAGCCCCGGGATGCAGCTCCAAAATGGCATTGTTTTTATCGTGCGGCTCGCTGAGTAGCAGCTGCAACTCAAAGTCCTCAATTTGCTCACTTAGACTGTCCACCGTTTCCGACACATCAGGAAGCAACGACAAATCCTGCTCTTCGACAATCAGTTCGAGCATCAGTTGACTGTCTTCAAGCGTAGTCGCCAATTGTTGGACCTTTGTGACTTTGTCCTTCAGTTGGTTAACCTCCGCAATCGTCCCTTGGGCGGTATCATGATCATCCCAAAAGGATGGATCGGACATTTTTTCTTCTAGTTCGGCAATGCGGCGTTGCTTGTTATCGAGGTCAAAGAGACCCCCTGATATTCATCAATTTCCTTTCAATAGTGGAAAGTTCATTTCGCAATTCTGAGACTTCCATACGATCACTCTCCATGACAATTTTTAAACTTTTTCCCGCTGCCGCACGGACACGGTTCATTACGACCCACTTTTTCACCGTCGCGACGAACCGTCTTTGATTCTTCTTCATCCGTGTTGACCGCTTTGCCTTCGGCGATGACTTGACGCTGTAATGTGACTTCTGGGCGAACCTCTGTCTTCAACATTAGCGTCGCCACTTCTTCCTCAATTTGGGCGATCATCTCATTGAACATTTCAAAGCCTTCAAACTGATACTCGCGAAGCGGGTCAGTCTGAGCATAGGCGCGTAAATGGATCCCTTGACGCAAGTGGTCCATCGCATCAATGTGGTCGAGCCACTTACTATCAACGGCCCGCAGCAAGATTACTTTTTCAAATTCACGCATACTTTCAGGTCCCATTAATTCTTCGCGTTCCTCGTAAAGCTGCTCAATCGCCGTTTCAAATTTGGCGCGAATCTCAGCTACCTCTTCCAACCCTCGAATATCATCAACGGCAAGGGCCCCCTCAACGAGGAAGGTAGATTGCGCGTGTTCAACAAGGCCTTCCAAATCCCACTCTTCCGGCACTTGACTTTCAGGACAGAACGACTCCAACACGCGATCGACATGGGAAAGGATCATATTGACAACAATCTCATGCAAATCTTCGCTCTCTAATACTTCGTTCCGTTGTTTATAAATCACGCTTCGCTGCTGGTTCATCACGTCGTCATACTGTAAAACGACGCGACGCACATCAAAGTTATTTCCTTCGACTCGTTTTTGAGCAGATTCGATGGCCCGAGAAACCATCCGACTCTCAATTGGCGTGTCTTCCTCCATCCCCAAACGATCCATCATACTGGAGATGTTATCGGAACCGAAACGTCGCATTAATTCATCTTGCAACGATAGGAAAAATTGCGAAGAACCTGGATCCCCTTGTCGTCCGGCGCGTCCGCGCAACTGGTTATCGATTCGGCGACTCTCATGGCGTTCTGTACCTAATATATGCAACCCGCCAATTTCATGAACGCCTTCGCCAAGTTTAATGTCTGTTCCGCGTCCAGCCATATTCGTAGCGATCGTGACGGCTCCTTTTTGACCGGCGTTCAACACAATATCCGCTTCCCGTTCGTGTTGCTTCGCGTTCAACACCGTGTGACGAACCCCTTTACGGCGCAGTAGCTCAGAGATCATTTCCGACTTTTCAATCGATGTCGTTCCAACCAAAATCGGTTGGCCCGTCTTATGGCGCTCAACAATCTCATCAACAGCCGCGCGGTATTTTGCGGCTTCTGTTTTATAAATCATATCAGGCAAATCTTCGCGAGCGATTGGTCTATTCGTCGGAATCACAACGACTTCCATCCCATAGATCCGCTTGAATTCTTCTTCCTCTGTCTTCGCTGTCCCTGTCATCCCAGACAACTTTTCATACATACGGAAGTAGTTTTGCAATGTAATCGTCGCCAGCGTCATGCTCTCGTTTTGCACTTTGAGCCCTTCTTTAGCTTCGATTGCTTGATGCAGCCCATCACTGTAACGACGCCCTTGCATCATCCGTCCCGTAAACTCATCGACGATAATAATTTCGCCCTCGGAGACGACATAGTCCACATCGCGTTTCATAATATATTCAGCGCGCAATGCATTTTGCAGGTGGTGATTTAAAATAATATGTTCCGCGTCGTACAAGTTGTCTATTTTGAACGCTTTTTCAATTCGGGACGCCCCTTCGTCGGTCAGCGTGATCCCTTTTACTTTTTCGTCAACCAAAAAGTGTTCTTCTTCCTTAAGCATTTTTACAAAACGAGCCGCGACAAAGTACAGATCTGTTGAGCGCTGAGCTTGTCCAGAAATGATCAACGGCGTTCGGGCTTCGTCAATCAAGTTGGAGTCGACCTCATCAACTACCGCAAAATAGAGCGGACGTTGCACCTTATTTTCCTTATAAAGGACCATATTGTCGCGTAAGTAATCAAAACCGAATTCGTTGTTTGTTCCATATGTGATATCGCAAGCGTACGCTTCCCGTTTTTGTTCGGGATTCATCCCACTTTGATTCAACCCAACTGTCAAACCGAGAAAGTTGTGTAATTGACCCATTTCTTCAGCATCACGAGCCGCTAAATATTCGTTGACGGTAACGACATGAACACCTTTTCCTTCAAGCGCGTTCAAATAGGTCGGCAACGTAGAGACGAGCGTTTTTCCTTCCCCCGTTTTCATCTCGGCAATTTTACCTTCGTGCAATACCATTCCACCGATTAGCTGCACATCATAGTGACGCATATTCATGACACGCTTTGAAGCCTCACGAACAACAGCAAACGCCTCTGGCAACAGTTGATCTAACGTTTCCCCTTGCTCAACACGAGACTTGAATTCAGCAGTTTTCGCTTGCAGTTGTTCATCGCTTAACTTTTGTATTTCAGGTTCTAAACCATTGATTTCATCAACACGTCTTGTCAATCTTTTGATTTCTCTTTCATCAGAAGTCCCGAAGATCTTCTTCACGAGTCCTATCATCTTGGGATAGCTCCTTCCCATTCATTCATTATCAAATTAAACTGATCTCATCCTAGCATTTAATTGTACTGTATCCCAAAGGCCAAAACAAGAATATTTGGGGCAGAACCATAATTTACGTAACGAGAGAGTTGATTTGAGGATATTGCGATAAAAATCGGAGAGTAAATGCAATAAGCCAGCATCTGTTAAAACAAGAAAACCCCCTCCGAAGAGGGGTGGTTGGTGTTCATTTTATAGATCTGGTTCGATTAAACCATAGCGACCATCGCGACGCTTGTAAACGACACTGACATGATTGTTATCCGCATTGGTGAAAACGAAAAAGTTATGACCAAGCATGTCCATTTGCATGGCAGCCTCTTCCACATCCATCGGCTTTAAATCAAAACGCTTATTGCGAACGATTTCAATATTTACTTCGTCCTCCGCCTCAACGCCTTCCACATGTTCAGCGAACAATTGCTTCAAGCTTCCATCTTGACGGAACTTTCGGTTTACTTTTGTTTTATGTTTACGAATTTGTCGTTCTAATTTTTCAACAACAAGATCAGTTGCCGCATACATATCATCGCGCGTTTCCTCCGCCCGCAAGATGACACCTGGAGCTGGGATCGTCACTTCAATCGTGTGTTCTCCTCTAAGGACTTGCATCGTGACAATCGCTTCCATTGTTGGAGGGATATCATCGAAATACCTTTCTAAGCGTCCCACCTTCTTTTCTACATGTTCTTTCAAGGCTGGTGTGACTTCGACGTTTTCTCCGCGAATCGTATATTTCATCAATATAACTCCTCCTCCTTTTCATAATAAATAATTCTATATAATTACATTAAAATCCTTCCACTCTACGCTAAAATTTAGTCGTTATTTTTTGAATTCTTTGTGAACGATTTTTAGCGTTGATTGGTGTATGTAAGAGAAAAAGCCCTGGAAATTCCAGGGCTTGGATCGTCATCTATTATAGTTTAACCACGTTAGCAGCTTGTGGTCCACGAGCGCCTTCAACGATATCGAACTCAACAGATTGTCCCTCTTCAAGAGATTTGAATCCATCCCCTTGAATTGCGGAGAAATGAACGAATACGTCGTCTCCGTCTTCTCTCTCGATGAAACCAAAACCTTTTTCCGCGTTAAACCATTTAACTTTACCTTGCATGTACGTTACACATTCCTTTCAGAAATAAACTAATGAGCGGTCAATCGTTGGGTTCCCAATAACATCCATACTCATTAGTATGACTATACCATGTTTTGAGGATCCAGTCAATAAATGAAATCAAACTGATTGATGTTACGCTAGTCCGTTTTGTAGCGTCTCTCTAGCCATGACACAATTTGTGAAAAGATGAGTGTCAAGACTAAATAAAGCGCG containing:
- the fdhF gene encoding formate dehydrogenase subunit alpha; its protein translation is MTTTNHVTLPANSEVNTICSFCGTGCGLTVQVEDGRISRVRGHKENPTSHGETCIKGAMGWGYVYSNKRIKEPLIRKNGKLTPASWDEALDLIAKQFTTIRDTHGPNALGCFSSSRSTNELNFIAGKFMRTVIGTNNIDSCNRTCHAPSVTGLVEVFGTGASTTSYDELEETDVIIAWGSNTQECHPIVFNHMRRGIRNGAKMVVVDPREIAQTRLAHKWLPIKVGYDVTLANAMGHVIIEEGLENRAFLERATLDFESYKQHTQKYTPEYAEEITGVPADDIREVARLYAQADKAIICWTLGITEHANGTENVFSLINLALLTGHIGKRGSGVNPLRGQNNVQGGGDMGALPNRSVGGWLYNDATGRQLHEEVWGAPIPEQLGLNLTEMQEAIDNEDIKALYVIGENPVQADADANHVEQLLKKLDFMVVQDILMTKTAELADVVLPAAGWAENDGTFTNSERRIQRVRPAIQPPGLAKQDHFIVQDIANRMGANWNYQSAEDIWEEIRRLAPDFAGVTYDRLDDGGLQWPCPEESHPGTPFIHGRLWKEHVEQKASFKPVDNRDPVELPDDEYPLQLTTGRRLEFYNTGVQTSDYKKVRDPEESLEIHPEDAAAYQLEDGAPVKVRSRRGEVETKVKISKRQPRGLVFMTFHFPEQTDTNRLTINATCPLAGTAEYKACAVQVERIG
- the tpx gene encoding thiol peroxidase, translating into MANVTFGGREVTLVGNEVKVGDKAPDFTVRQNNLRRLTLEDSKGTVRLISVVPSIDTEVCDQQTRRFNEEAAKLEGVTVLTVSVDLPFAQQRWCGAAGIENLQTVSDYRDRNFGEAYGVLIQDFQLLTRAIFVIDKNDTVTYVEYVPEATDHPNYEAAIEAAKKALA
- a CDS encoding FAD-dependent oxidoreductase, yielding MEVIVYSSTGCPKCLEVKEQLEQWGISYEERNVSENAAYFKELQERRIFGTPATFIDGRPVLGFQPKRLQDRLGLSDDQIEAAKKSDPQQQQESSSESSSTADSLFETIDSDLLGKEYDFVIIGAGPAGSTAALYASRARLNTLLIDRSPQTGTLAITHKIANYPGVLGELTGLELVERMQKQAKSFGTTLVQSQVLSVNFTDEQKEIKLPEGVVKAKAVFIAVGARAAGRKLPGEEEYTGRGVSYCSTCDAAFYEGREVVVIGDDEEAVQEAGALAKFSKQVHLLVPSGKLRGGASLEEVEQLSNIKVYPRYRIKEIIGDDHVSGVKVTTAERTEEKWDVDGVFLYLSGMKPGTDFLGEQVKRDTEGYVSVNETLETSVPGVYAGGDARKTQVKQAVLAAADGCVAALEAEKFIHGRKTVRPQYS
- the prfB gene encoding peptide chain release factor 2 (programmed frameshift); this translates as MEVSELRNELSTIERKLMNIRGSLDLDNKQRRIAELEEKMSDPSFWDDHDTAQGTIAEVNQLKDKVTKVQQLATTLEDSQLMLELIVEEQDLSLLPDVSETVDSLSEQIEDFELQLLLSEPHDKNNAILELHPGAGGTESQDWAQILLRMYTRWAEDRGYKVESLDYLPGDEAGVKSVTLLIKGFNAYGYLKAEKGVHRLVRISPFDSSGRRHTSFVSCSVVPELGDDVDIEIRSEDLKIDTYRSSGAGGQHVNTTDSAVRITHAPTGIIVTCQSERSQIKNREKAMKILKGRIYEKRIEEQEKALVEIRGEQKEIGWGSQIRSYVFHPYSMVKDHRTGQETGNIQAVVDGELDPFINAYLRQQLN
- a CDS encoding peroxiredoxin, with protein sequence MKMSLVGRQAPHFEMETALGNGEDFGQASLSDYKGKYLIFFFYPLDFTFVCPTEIKALSDAVEEFKDLDTEILGVSTDSKFSHRAWIATSEEDKGLGGLNFPLAADYKKEVAEAYGVLNDEGIAQRGLFIIDPEGIIQYQVITPDSVGRSVDETLRVLQAIQAGGLCPANWRPGEEML
- a CDS encoding YdjY domain-containing protein, which encodes MKKVLGVVLVGLLTIGLTACGGGQQSSSDGQELSVKGAQTLPEEGVEVSKDHPLVIDKEARTVKVYATVNGKYTVEPTRHGLNFHEGKYGDEALFTSFANQTNFHDALVEIEAEPGNNLAGKSKDEFIEGDDLVVSVSWDGAEKDYDISEVVNVSTGNPINYKFGGNRDNANSYFTGCLACFDSCSVGVTSNSSEPVNAFDSKQADFVGNKDVLPEDGTPVIVTFALK
- a CDS encoding DUF2935 domain-containing protein, producing MLFAYGPYQDLRTLDEMRFWKQQEEEHIDVIKELVKDLEPQFVEALDAWKESFTLVLNRITRDIETYIRMNGKSTPAMHQHVMEMARFSLEQSERFLQFLHQMRTTSKAIKGKPTLLTVIDHIARESEYFIGVLQVLKQ